Genomic DNA from Streptomyces sp. PCS3-D2:
CCGCACGGCGGACGCCGCTTTCGAGCCCGGTCCGGGGACACCCCGGGCCGGGCTCTTCGCGTGCCCGCGAGGCCGGCCGTCCGCCCGCCGGGAACGGGACTATGCCAGGCGAATGCGGTGATTCGGCGCCCTGGGCGGGACGTGGCACGATGCAGCCATGTCCACCGCCGCGAACGGTCTCTCCCTCCATCCGATCGTGCAGGCTCCCATGGCCGGCGGCGCTTCCTGCCCGCCGCTCGTCGCCGCCGTGTGCGAGGCGGGCGCGCTGGGTTTCCTGGCCGGCGGCTACAAGACCGCCGACGGGATGTACCAGGAGATCAAGCAGGTGCGGGCGCTCACCCGGCACCGCTTCGGCGTCAACCTCTTCATGCCGCAGACCGGGTACGTCGACCCGGCCGCGGTGGAGGCGTACCGCGGGCAGCTGGCCGGCGAGGCCAGCTGGTACGAGATCTCGCTCGCCGAGGAGGACGTCATCGGCACCAGCGACGACGGCTACGACGCCAAGCTCGCCATCCTGCTGGAGGACCCGGTCCCGGTCGTGTCGTTCACCTTCGGCTGTCCCGCCCCCGAGGTCCTCGCCGCCCTGCGCAAGGCCGGGACCCACACCATCGTCACGGCGACCTCCGCGGAGGAGGCCCGCAGCGCCCAGCGGGCGGGCGCCGACGCCGTGTGCGTGCAGGGCGTCGAGGCGGGCGGCCACCAGGGCACCCACCGGGACGACCCGCAGATGGACGGCACGGCGGCGGTCGGACTGCTGGCGCTGGTGGCGCAGGTACGGGAGGCGGTCGCCCTGCCGATCGTCGCCGCGGGCGGGGTCATGCGCGGCGCGCAGATCGCCGCCCTGCTGGCGGCCGGCGCGGCGGCGGCGCAGCTCGGGACGGCCTTCCTGGCGTGTCCGGAGTCGGGCGCCGACCCCGTGCACAAGAAGGCGCTGACCGACCCGCTCTTCGTCCGGACGGAGCTGACCCGGGCCTTCTCCGGGAGGCCGGCGCGGGGGCTGGTCAACCGTTTCGTGCGGGAGCACGGCCCCTACGCCCCGGCCGCCTACCCCCAGGTCCACCACCTGACCTCGGGGCTGCGCAAGGCGGCCGCGGCGGCCGGCGACCCGCAGGGCATGGCCCTGTGGGCGGGCCAGGGGCACCGGCTCGCGCGGGCGCTGCCGGCGGCGCAGCTGGTGGAGGTACTGGCAGCCGAACTGGCGCAGGCACAGGCGATGTTGAAGGAAATGAAGATGAGGAGTGCGTCATGACGGCCCCGGTGTTCGTGGTCGAAGAGGTCCCCGCGGGGGCGGAGTTCGTCCTGGACGGCCCGGAGGGCCGGCACGCGGTGTCCGTGAAGCGGCTGAACCCGGGTGAGCAGGTGGTCCTGACGGACGGCCGCGGCGGCTGGGCGGAGGCGGTGGTCGAGGCGGCCGAGGGCAAGGACCGACTCGTCGTGGCGGTCGCCGCCGCCGGGCGGGAGGAGGAGCCCGCGCTCCGCATCACCGTGGTCCAGGCCCTGCCCAAGGGGGACCGGGGCGAGCTGGCCGTCGAGACCATGACCGAGACCGGCGTGGACGCGATCGTGCCCTGGCAGGCCTCGCGCTGCATCACGCAGTGGCGTGGCGACCGCGGGGCCAAGTCCCTCGCCAAGTGGCGGGCCACGGCCCGCGAGGCGGGCAAGCAGTCCCGCCGGGTCCGCTTCCCGGAGGTGGCCGAGGCCCTGTCCACGAAGCAGGTCGCGGCGCTGCTGGCGGACGCCGATCTGGCGATGGTCCTGCACGAGGACCGCGACACCCCCTCGCAGGCCCTGGCCACGGCCGAGCTGCCCGTCACCGGCTCCGTCGTCCTGGTGGTCGGCCCGGAGGGCGGGGTCTCCCCGGAGGAGCTCGCGGTCTTCGCCGCGGCGGGGGCGCACCCCTACCGCCTGGGCCGTTCTGTCCTGCGGACCTCCACGGCCGGCACCGCGGCCGTGGCGGTCCTGCTGGCCCGGACCGGACGCTGGGCCTGATCAAACGCTGGGCCTGACGGGACGCTGGGCCTGACCGGCCGGAACGCACGCCCGCCGCCGGCCCCGGCTGGATACGATGCCCAAACCGATCAACGTCACGGGAGGGTGCGCAATGGCCGGGGAACCGCAGGCCGACTGCCTGTTCTGCAAGATCGTCGAGGGGTCCATCCCGGCGACCGTGGTCCGGGAGACCGAAACCACCGTCGCCTTCCGGGACATCAACCCGCAGGCGCCCACACACGTGCTCGTCATCCCCAAGGTGCACTACCCCGACGCCGCGTCGCTCGCGGCCGCCGAGCCGGGCGTCGCCGCCGACATACTGCGTGAGGCCGCACGGGTCGCCGCCGACGAGAAGATCGACGACCACGGCTACCGGATCGTCTTCAACACCGGCTCCGGGGCCGGCCAGACCGTATGGCACGCCCACGCGCACGTCCTGGGCGGCCGCGGCCTCCAGTGGCCCCCGGGATAGCGCGTGTCCGTCAGGGAGTTCGTGGTGCTGGGCACCGCCAGCCAGGTGCCCACCCGCCACCGCAACCACAACGGCTACCTGCTGCGCTGGGACGGCGAGGGCATCCTCTTCGA
This window encodes:
- a CDS encoding nitronate monooxygenase: MSTAANGLSLHPIVQAPMAGGASCPPLVAAVCEAGALGFLAGGYKTADGMYQEIKQVRALTRHRFGVNLFMPQTGYVDPAAVEAYRGQLAGEASWYEISLAEEDVIGTSDDGYDAKLAILLEDPVPVVSFTFGCPAPEVLAALRKAGTHTIVTATSAEEARSAQRAGADAVCVQGVEAGGHQGTHRDDPQMDGTAAVGLLALVAQVREAVALPIVAAGGVMRGAQIAALLAAGAAAAQLGTAFLACPESGADPVHKKALTDPLFVRTELTRAFSGRPARGLVNRFVREHGPYAPAAYPQVHHLTSGLRKAAAAAGDPQGMALWAGQGHRLARALPAAQLVEVLAAELAQAQAMLKEMKMRSAS
- a CDS encoding 16S rRNA (uracil(1498)-N(3))-methyltransferase, with translation MTAPVFVVEEVPAGAEFVLDGPEGRHAVSVKRLNPGEQVVLTDGRGGWAEAVVEAAEGKDRLVVAVAAAGREEEPALRITVVQALPKGDRGELAVETMTETGVDAIVPWQASRCITQWRGDRGAKSLAKWRATAREAGKQSRRVRFPEVAEALSTKQVAALLADADLAMVLHEDRDTPSQALATAELPVTGSVVLVVGPEGGVSPEELAVFAAAGAHPYRLGRSVLRTSTAGTAAVAVLLARTGRWA
- a CDS encoding histidine triad nucleotide-binding protein gives rise to the protein MAGEPQADCLFCKIVEGSIPATVVRETETTVAFRDINPQAPTHVLVIPKVHYPDAASLAAAEPGVAADILREAARVAADEKIDDHGYRIVFNTGSGAGQTVWHAHAHVLGGRGLQWPPG